The nucleotide window GCCGAGGGGGTGGAGCACGCGCGCCAGCACGCGCGCCTGCGCGACCTGGGGTGCGACTACGGGCAGGGCTACCTGTTCAGCCGGCCGCTGGCGCCAGGCGACGTGGACGACCTGCTGGCGCGCGGCGTGTTGGAGCTGGCGGGCGAGGAGCCCATCGTGCTCAGCGTGGCCGGGGTGCGCGAGTCGCCGGATGGGGGCGTTGACGAGGGGCGCGGCGCGCCTGCGGACGATCGCGATGAGGCGCTCTGACGCTCGCACCCCGTGACCACGCAGGATGCATGCACCATGCACGTCGGGCGGCCCTTCGCGGAGCCGCCCGACGGTCGTTCGATACCTGACGTCCGCTGCAACGTCGAGGCGTCGCCTCACATCACCGTCTTCGGCGGGAGGACGATCGCGCCCAGGCCAAGCTTCCGCAGCAGCTCGTTGAACGCGGGGACGTCCTTGTCCAGCACGGTGCGCAGCCGAGCGGAGAGCGGCGCCCACTCCTTCGTGAGGTCGTTCACCCGTTCCAGCGCCCCCTTGGTGGGGCGTCCCTTGGGGCCGCCGTAGATGTACGAGTCGTCGCCGGCCACGTTGGTGTAGAGTTCGATGAGCTGGTTGTCGATCTGCCCGGGGTGGCGGATCGGGTCCTGCCCACTCTCGCTCTTGACCTGGTTGAGCCGGACCTCGATGCCGCCTAACGAAGCTTCCAGGGCATCGGCGGCGGGCTTCACCTCGCTGGACCGGTTGATGCGCCCGGCCTGTTCCACGGCGCGTGTCGCCTGCTCGCGCACGGCGCGAATGGTCTCCATGGCCGCGCTCACCGCGTTGATCGAGTCGCGCACGGCAATGGACACGCGGAACTGCTCGTCATAGTCGGCGGCGGTCACGCGGGGCAGGCGCGGGTCGGCCAGGAGGCGGAAGGTGCGCGACTGCGTTGCGCCTGCCGACGTGAGGCGCACGCTGTATGTCCCGGGGGGCGCCTTGACCCCGCCCGTGTATCCCCAGATGACCTGCCCCTTGAGGAGGCGCGGCCCCGGCCAGGTCGCGTCCCAGGTGATGCGCTGCGCCCCCGCGGTGGCCTTGAGCGCGGCCTGCCCTAACGAGCGGGCGCGGGCGGTGTCGGTCGTGAAGCGGCGTACCACCTGGCCGCGCGCGTCGACCACCTCCAGCGCGGTGGCGCTGTCCGGCGCGCTGGCAAACCAGGCGTGGAGCATGGCCCCGTCGGGCTTGGGGTCGGGGGAGTTCTCCACGCCGCCGGCGCCGCCGCCCCCCACCTGCACGCGATAGGCGTCGCGCGGCGTGTACAGGTGCATCGTGGCCCCCGCGGCGATGTCGGCCTGCTGGTGGAGCGGCGTAAGGTCGTCGAGGAGCCAGAGCGAGCGCCCCTGCGTGGCCACTACCAGGTCGTTCTGGTGCACCTTGAGGTCGGCCACCGGGGTCACCGGGAGGTTCAGCTGCAACGATTGCCAGCGCTTCCCGCCGTCGAACGAGACGAAGAGCCCGTGCTCGGTCCCGGCGTACACCACGCCGTCCTTCACGGGGTCCTCGCGCACGGCACGCACCGGCGAGGTGGCCGGAATGCCGTTGGTGCCGTCGGCCACGCGCGTCCACGTCCGGCCGTAGTCGTCGGTTCTGAAGATGTAGGGGGTGAAGTCGTCCATGCGGTAGCGCTGCACGCCGATGTACGCCCGGCCATCGCGGTGCGCCGAGAGGTCGATGTTCTCCACGGTGCCGAACTTCGGCATCCCCGGCGGCGTCACCTCCTGCCACGAGGCGCCGCCGTCGCGCGTGATGTGCACGCGCCCGTCGTCGCTCCCCGCCCACAGCGTCCTGGCATCGCGGGCGTCCTCGCTGAGGGAGAAGAGGGTGTTGTAGATCTCGACCCCGGTCACGTCATGGTTGATCGGGCCGCCCGACGCCTCCTGGTGCGCGGGCGTGTTGGTCGTCAGGTCGGGCGAGATGGTTTCCCACGTCATCCCGCCGTCGCGCGTGCGGTGCACGTACTGCGAGCCGTGGTACACGACGTTCGGGTCGTGCCGCGAGACGAGGATCGGGGCCACCCACTGGAAGCGGTACCGCAGGTCCTTCGCCGCCTGTCCCAGTTGCAGCTGCGGATAGAGGACCACGTTGCGCCGGTCGTCGGTGGTCACGTCGAGGCGGTTGATCGCCCCGCCATAGCACCCGCCCCACAGCACGTCGGGACGGTCGGGGTGCAGCGCCACCGGCCCGGTCTCGCACCCGGCGGCATACCGCCACTCTGCCGTCGGGTGCAAGACGTTGGGGCCGTACCACGACGTGACCGAGATCGTCGTGTTGTCCTGCTGCGCGGAGTAGACGCGATAGGGGAAGCCGTTGTCCACCGCGACGTCATACAGCTCGGCCGTGGCCTGGTTGTTCATCGTCGACCAGGAGCGCCCGCGATTGAGCGTCACCTGCGCGCCGCCGTCGTCGCCGATGATCATCAGGCGGTTGTCGCGCGGGTTGATCCAGAGGTCATGCGTGTCGCCGTGCGGGACGTCGATGGGGGTGAACGTCGTCCCGCCATCGATCGAGCGGTAGATCGACGTGTTGAGCGCGTACACGGTGTTCTCGTCGCGCGGATCGGCCTCGACGCGCGTGTAGTACCAGGCGCGCTGCCGCAGGTTGTTGTCCTTGTTCACCCGCGTCCACGACTTCCCCGCATCGTCGGAGCGATAGAGCCCGCCGTTAGGCTCGGCCTCCACCAGCGCCCAGACGCGGTCGGGGTTGGCCGGCGAGACCGTGACGCCCACCTTGCCCACGAGCCCCGAGGGAAGGCCGCCCGCCAGCTTGGTCCACGTGTCACCACCGTCCACGCTCTTGTAGACGCCTCCCTCCAGCCCCCCCGAGATCATCGTCCAGGGCTTGCGCTCCCCGCGCCACATCCCGGCGTACAGGACGCGCGGGTTCTTCACGTTCATGGCGAGGTCGCTCGCCCCCGTGGAGTCGTTGACAAAGAGCACCTGCTCCCAATGCTTCCCGCCGTCCCTGGAGCGATAGACGCCGCGCTCGCGATTGCGGCCGAACATGTGGCCGAAGGCGGTGACGTAGACGAGATCGGGGTTGGTCGGATGCACCACGACGCGACGAATCGCCCCCGACTCGGGAAGGCCGATGAACTGCCACGTGGCGCCGGCGTCGACCGACTTCCACATCCCGCGCCCTTGTGACGAATTGCCGCGCACGTCGGCCGAGCCAGTGCCGACGTAGATCACGTTCGGGTCGCTGTCGGCGATGTCGATCGCGCCGATACTCCCGCCAAAGAAGCCGTCGGAGATGTTCTTCCACGAGTTCCCCGCGTCGTCGCTGCGCCACACGCCGCCGCCCGTGCTTCCCATGTAGAAGGTGTGCGGTTCCTCGGCGATCCCGGTCACCGCGGTCGATCGCCCGCCGCGAAAGGGGCCAAGCTGTCGAAAGCGCAGCGAGGCGAAGCGCGCGCTGTCGTACGCGGGCGACGCCGGCGCCGCGAGGGCGGGCGCGGCCGCGCGCGTGCGTTGAGCCAGCGCGCGCGGCGCGGGAATGGCGGCCAGCGTCGCGCACGACGCCAGCAGCGCCGCGCGAAAGGTTGGTCTTCGCATCGTCGTGCTACTCCGGGAGAGGTGAAAGTGGTTGCTCGTGCTACGCACGGGGCCAGCGCGCCGCTGTCGCGTGGGCGACGTCATTGGGGCGCTCGCGGCGCTCTCGCGTGGCGCTTGCCCCAGCGGCGCGACCGAGGCTGGGCGTGCCCTCGCGCCTCGCCAGGCTCACAGCGTGACGGGATGCGTCGGGAAACGCGACAGCCGGTGCAGCGCGATGTCGTGCGCGGTGGCGCCGTCGAGTGCAAGGTCGGCCGCAATCTCGCCGATCACGCTGCTGAACTTGAAGCCGTGCCCGGAGCAGGCATGGGCAACGGTCACCTGCGGCGCGTCGGGGAGGCGGTCGAGGATGAAATGCTCGTCGGGAGTGTTGGTGAACAGGCACGTCCTCGTGAGGAGCACTTCGGCGCTCACCGCGGGGAAGCATCGCTCCACGAGGGCGCGCAGGAGTGCCACGTCACGCGACGAGACGGCGCCGCGATCCATGCGATCCGGGTCGGCCACCTCGCGCAGGTGGTGATAGCACCCCAGCTTGAACCCCGGGACCCCAAACTCCGGAAAGCCGTACCAGTGCTCGCCCCCGAGGTCGAGGTTGAAGACCGGGAAGCGGGAAGGGGCGAACAGGTCGCGATCGCCCACCTCGAACCACCCCAGCACCTGTCGCTCGGGGACCAGGAGGTCGTGCAGCGCAGGGACCAGCGCGCCACTCCAGGCACCGGCAGCGACAACCAGGCGCGCCGCGGCATGACGGCCATGCGTGGTGCGCACGACCACACCATCGTCGCGCGCCTCCCACGAGAGGACGCGTTCATCCGTGTGCACCACCGCGCCGCGTGCCCGCGCCCCTGCCACATGCGCCTCGATGCACGCCTCCGGCACCAGGAAGCCGCCGCGTGGCTGGAAGACCGCCATCACGTCGTTTGGGAGGCGATAGCCGGGAAAGCGCTGTGCGATGTCGGCCGACGTGAGCACCTCGTGCGGGAGCGCGTGCAGGCGGCAAGACTCCAGCGAACCGCTGAAGGTGCGCGACTCACGCGTGCCGGCGTCGAGCGAACCGGTGATGTGCAGCAGCGCGCGACCGCTCTCGCGCTCCAGCTCCTCCCACAACTCGTACGCCCTCGCCAGCAGCGGGACATACGACGGATGCTCGAAGTAGGCGAGGCGGATGATGCGCGTATAGCCGTGCGACGACCCCTGGTCGTGCCCGATCCCGAACTGCTCCAGCACCAGGACGCGCGCGCCCCGCCGCGCCAGGTGCAACGCGGTCGCGCTCCCCATCGCCCCCGCGCCCAGCACGATCACGTCGTACGACATTGGCGTCCCGCGCTCCCTGGCGTGATGGATGCGGCTGGCGATCAGTCGCGCGAAAGCGACATCGCCACGCGCGCCACCTTGTAGATCGTCAGCGGATCGGGCGAGGTGTAGCTGACGGTACGCCCGCTGCGCCGGATTCCCGGCACCAGCGCCACCTGGTCGGCGTGCGACAGCTCGTCCAGCTCGATCTCCAGCGTGATGGGCGAGGCGAGCCTCACGGGCTGCCGCGCAATGCGCTTCATCAACGCGGCGCGCACGCCGTCGCGGATGCGGTCACGCGCGTCGAGCGGGTTCATCGTCCGCGCGGCGAAGTATCCGATCCCTTCCTTCACCGCCAGTCCGTCCACGCCCGGGATGAAGTCCTGCGCCATCTCCACCGCCGCCTTGTCGCCGGAGATGAAGACCACCGGAACGCCCCAGTAGCCGGCAATCATCGCGTTGAGACCGTACTCGCCAATCTCCTTGCCGTTCAGCCGCACGACCTTGAGCGCCCCGGAGAAGGTGTGCCCATGCACCGCGTTGGCGGTCGACCCGGGCGCGTGATAGCCGATGTACACGGCGGCGTCGAAGGTCGAGTCGAGCCCCTGCGTCATGCCTAACGGCTTGGGCTGGCCGGTGATCATCGTCGCGCGCCGGTCGATCTCATCGGGGCGCAGGTTGGTCTGCGGCCCGTGCGAGTCGTTCACCAGCACCTCGGTCGCCCCCCCCGCAAACGCCCCCTCGATGGCCGCATTCGTCTCGGCGATCATCTGCCGGCGCGCCCACTCGTAGTTCTGCCCCGACGGCGACGTCTGCGTGCTGGCCACCACGCCGGTGATCCCCTCCAGGTCGACCGAGATGTAGACCTTCTTCTTCGGCGCCTGCTGCCCGTGGAGGGTGGCCGGTGCGGCGATGGCGAGGAGGAGCAGGGCGAGCGCCACGCGTCGAACGGCGCTCGACCGAGGGTGCGAGGGACGGGCGGGGCGGGGAGGGCGGGGCATTGGCGTCGGGGCGGTGGGGGGAAGGCGGAGCGCTCTCGCGGTGCGTGGCAGGTCCGCCAGTGATACGCCCCCGGGCGGCGACACGCTAGGGCTCTGGGCGCCCCCCGAATCGCCCCCCGCCCCCCATCCGCGGACGAGAATGAGACGCGATCCGCCGAGACTAAGAGACATCTCACCGAATCGCCGTGGCGCGCCAGAGGACGGCCCGGCGTGAGTGACTCCCAACAATCGGCATGCGTCCTCACTTCGTGGCGGCGTCTCTTCTCCCCACCGATCCCCCGTTCTCGTCACCGGCGAGCACCGCCGAGCGCACGCTGCTCAGCGGGACCTTGGCCGCATCCATGGAACGGGTGGCGCGGCTGGCGGTGACGGTGCTGGGCGTTCCCGCTGCCACGCTCGCCCTGCTGGGGGCCGACCGCCGGACCTTTCGCGCCGGCGGATTCGCCCGCCCCTGGGTCTCGCACGACTCGGGGGTCCTGGTGCGCACCGGGCTCGTCACGCGCGCGCTCGACAACGGCGGCGTCCTCTCGCTCGACGATGCCAGCGCCCCGGGCGCCGACAAGTCGATGCGCCTGGCGGCGAGCGAGATGCAGATCCGGAGCCTCGCGCTGGCAGCGCTCACGCGCCCCGACGGGACGGTGCTGGGCACGCTGGTGGCGATGAGCGACGAGGCGCGCACCTGGTGCCAGGAGCAGCTACGCCTCCTGTCCGAGCTGGCGGAGACGGCGTCGACGGAGTTGCAGCTGCGGCATGCGCTGGCCGAGCGCGACATGCGCGAGCAGCAACTGCGCCACGACTCGCTGCACGACGGGCTCACCGGGCTGCCCAACCGGGCGCTGTTCATGAAGCGCCTGACGGACGCCTCGCTGCGCGCGCGGCGCACCGGCGATGGGCTTTTCGCCGTCCTCTTCCTCGACCTCGACGACTTCAAGCTGGTGAACGACAGCATGGGTCACCAGGTGGGCGACGAGGTGCTGGTGACGGTGGCGCGCCGCCTGGAGGAGTGCGTGCGCGGCGGCGACATCGTGGCGCGCCTGGGGGGCGACGAGTTCGCCATCCTCCTCGAGCGCGTGACCGATGCACGCGACACCGCGCTGGTGGCCGATCGCGTACAGCAGGCGCTCAAGGCGCCGATGAACATCGGCGGCTACGAATGGATCACCTCGGCGAGCATCGGCATCGTTCTGTCGAGTTCGGCCAGCGAGCGCCCGGAGTACCTCCTGCGCAGCGCCGACATGGCGATGTACCGGGCCAAGCACCAGGGGCGCGCCCGCTTCGAGTTGTTTGACCGCGCGATGCACGCCGAGGCGCTGTCGCGGTTGCAGCTGGAGACCGACCTGCGGCGCGCCGTCGAGCGACAGGAGTTCCTGCTGCACTACCAGCCCATCGTCTCGCTGGCGGACGGGCGGGTGCATGGGGTGGAGGCGCTGGTGCGCTGGAAGCACGCCGAGCGCGGGCTCATCCCGCCGGCCGAGTTCATCCCCGTGGCGGAAGAGACGGGGGCGATCGTCCCGCTGGGGCGGTGGGCACTGCGCGAAGCCTGCGCCGCCGTCACGGCGCTGCAGTCGCGCATTCCCACCGCCGAGGGGTTGCGCCTGTCGGTGAACCTCTCGGTGCGCGAGTTCGCGCAGCTCGACCTGGTGCGCGCGGTCTCGGCGATCCTCGAAGAGACCGGGCTGGCGCCGCGGCAGTTGCAGCTGGAAATCACGGAGAGCGCGATCATTGGCCAGCAACACCCCGCGCTGCAGACCATCGCCGAGCTGCGCGGACTGGGGGTGCGCATCCACCTCGACGACTTCGGGACGGGCTACTCGTCGTTGAGCTACCTGCACCGCCTCCCGCTCGACGCCATCAAGATCGATCGTGCCTTCACGACCTCGATGGAGCAGGAGGACCGCCCGCGGCACGTGGTGCAGGCGATCCTCTCGCTGGTGGGGGCGATCGGCCTCGAGGTCATCGCCGAGGGGGTCGCCACGGCCGACCAGTTGGCCATGCTGCGCCGCATGGGGTGCCCCTACGGCCAGGGCTACTTCTTCTCGCGCCCCATGCCCCTGGCGGAGATGGAAGAACTCCTGCAGCGCGATCCGCGCTGGTAGCGCCTAGGTCATCGCACCTCCCGCCTCGCCCGTCGACACCCCGGGGGGCAGCACCGCCGGCACCGCGCGATGCTCGGCCGTGTCGGCGTCCATCGCCGAGCCTAACGCGGGCGGCAGGAGCATGTACATCACCGGCGTCACCAGGCGCGACAGCAGCGTCGAGCTGATCAACCCGCCAATGATGACCAGCGCCAGCGGCGAGTAGAGCGACGAGCCCTGCGCCGCCAGCGGGAGCAACCCGCCGATGGCCGTCAACGTGGTGAGGACGATGGGGAGGAACCGGATCTTTCCCGCGGTCTCGATCGCCTGGTACAACGCCATCCCCTCCTCGCGCAGCTGGTTGGTGAAGTCCACGAGCAGGATCGAGTTCTTGATCTCGATCCCGATGAGCGCCACGAAGCCGATGACGGCGGTGAAGGAAAGCGTGTAGCCGCTGAGCAGGAGCGCGCCGATGCCGCCGATGATGCCTAACGGGATGACCGACGCAACGATCACCATCCCCTTGAAGGTGCGGAACTCGAGGATGAGGATGGCGAGGATGCCGAACGTGGCGAGGATGATCGCCGTGCCCAATCCGCCAAAGCTCTCCTGCCGCGACTCCAGCTCGCCGGCGGGGACCAGGCGATAGCCGCTGGGGAGGTCGAGGTCGGGGATGCGCGCCAGGACGGCCTTGGTAACGCGGTCGGTGTTGAAGCCGGTCTCGGTGTACGCGGTCACGGTCACGGCGCGCTCGGCGTCCTGGTGCACGATGCGCGGGGGCGACGATTCGAAGCGGACCGTTGCCACCTGGGAGAGCGGGACCTGCGCCCCTGAGAGCGAGGCGACGTGCACCTGGTCGAGCGCCGAGAGCACCTGGTGCTCGCCGCGCGGGAGGCGCACGGTGATGTCGTACTCCTCGCCGTCGTGGTCGCGGAACGAGCCGGCGCGCAGCCCGGCAATGCCGAGGCGCACCGTGCGGTCGATCTCCACGGTGGGAATCGCGAGCAGCCCCGCCTTGGCGCGATCGATGTCGAGCTTGAGGTCGGTGCGGTTCACGCGGAGCGGGTTCACCACGTCGCGCGTCCCCGCGGTGGTCGCCATCACCTTCTCCAGCCGCTCGGCGAGGGTGCGCAGCGTGTCCAGGTTCTCGCCCGTCAGCCGCAAGGCTATGGGTGCCTCGATGGGCGGCCCGTTCTCGAACTCCTTGACGAGGATGCGCGCGTTGGGGATCTGGTCGAAGCGGCGGCGCAGCGAGTCGAGCATCACGGGGGTGTGGCGCCCGTCGTAGGCATCGAGGAGGACGAAGAGCGCGCCCACGTTGGGGCGCTCGCCCCCCGGCAGGACGTTGTAGTACACCTGCGGGTTGCCGCGCCCCACGTTGGCAAAGACCGAGCGCACGTCACGCCGCTGCAGGAGCTCCTTCTCGATTTGCTGCACGACACCGTTTGTCGCGCCGAGCGACCAGCCGTCCGGCGTCTCCACCGTGATCATGAACTGCGGCGTCCCGGCGGCCGGGAAGAGCGAGAAGCCGACCACCGGGATGGCGGCGAGCGACGCGACGAAGAGCAGCGCCGCCACGGCCAGCGTGGTGCGCGGCTTGCCAAGCGCCCGGTGCAGCAGGCGCGAGTACGTGGCGTCTATCACGCGGTTGAGCCCGCGCAGGAAGATGTTGCCGTGCGCGTCGCGCTCCTCCTTGAGCACCACCGACGAGAGGAACGGGATGATGGTGAGCGAGACGAGGAGCGAGGCGAGGATGGTGAAGGTGACGGCGAGCGGGAGCCCGCGGATGAACTGCCCCACCGCGCCGGGGAGCATGAGGAGCGGGAGGAAGGCGAACATGAGCGTCGCCGTCGTCCCCAGCACCGCCACCGTGATCTGCTGCGTGGCGAGGATCGCCGCGCGCGTACGCGTGTGCCCCTCGCGCAGGAAGCGGGCGATGTTCTCCACCACCACGATCGAGTCGTCGACCAGGAGCCCCAGTGCGATCACGAAGCCGACGATGCTCAGCTGGTTGATGGTGTAGCCGGCTGCCTTGAGGAGCGAGATGCCGATGGCGAGCGAGAGCGGGATCGAGATCATCGTCACCCCCGCGGCGCGGAGCCCGAGCGGCAGGAGCGTCACGAGGACGAGGAGGATCGCCAGCAGGAAGTCGCCCCCCAGCTTCTGCAGGCGCGCCTGCACGTTGCGCGACTGGTCAAAGCCGCGCGCCACCGTCATGGTGGGGGGGAGGTCGCGCTCGAACCGGTCCAGCACCTCGTAGATCTCGTCGCGCACCTGCGAGATGTTGCGAGCGTTCTTCATGTTCGCGGTGATGAACGCGGCGCGCTCACCGTTGTATCGCCCCAGGTGCTTGGCCTCGGCGTAGCGCCACTGCACGTCGGCCACGTCCTGCAGCCGCACCGTTGCGCCTGCCGCACCGGCCACCACCGTCTCCCGCACCTCCTCGAGCGTCTGGTAGCTCCCGCTCGTCTTCACGTTGAACTTGCGCTGCCCGGCATCGACGCTCCCGCCGGGAATGTTCGCGTCCTCGCTCTGGATGGCCTGCAGCACCTGCGACACCGGGATGCGCAGCTGCGCCATGCGCCCGAGGTCGAGCGAGACCGTGACCTCGCGCGCCGGGATGGCCCAGGTTTGCACCTGTCGGACGCCGTCGATGCGGGACAGGCGGTCCTTGAGGCGGCGTGCCTCGCGCTCCATCTCGGCAAACGGGGCGGTGGGCGACACCAGCGCCAGCTGCACGATGTTGACGCGCCCGGCGTCGAACTGTCGCGTCTCCAGGCGCAACAGGTCGTCCGGCAGGTCGGGGCGCAGCGCGTTGAGCTCGCGCAGCACCTCCTCGTACTTCGCGTCGGCATCCACCTCGGCGTCGAACTCCACCTCCACCGTCGCCAGCCCGTCCTCGATCGTCGTGCGGATCGCCTTGAGCCGGTCGAGCTCCTTGATGCGCTTCTCGATCGGGTCGGCCACCAGTTGCTCGAGGTCGACCGGGCTCGCCCCCGGGTAGACGGCGGCGATCACGTACGTCGGCATCGGGAAGGTCGGGTCCTCGGCGCGCGGGATGGTGCGCAGCGAGAAGATGCCTAACGCGATGAGCGCGACCAGGACCACCACCATGAAGGGGCGGTTCCGGACGGAGAAGCGGGCGACGTTCATTGCCTGTCACCGCTCCACCCGTTGCGCACCGCGATGCGCGTCTCGTCGTCCAGATAGGCCGCACCGCGCACTACCACCCACTCCCCGGCCTCCACGCCCGACGAGAGCGCCACGCGATCGCCCACGATGCGGGCGATGTGCACCGCGCGTCGCGTCCCGCGGTCGCTCCCGCGCGCGACGACAAAGACCGCCGCCGAGTCGCCGTCGGCCTCGACCAGTGCCTCGAGCGGGAGCGTTGGAAGCGATCCTTCGCCGCGCGTCCGGATCTCGACGCGCCCGATGAGCCCCGACGCCAGCGGCTCGGCGCGCGACTCCAGTGCCAGCTCCACCGCGTACGTCCCGGTCAAACTCGACGCAGCGGAGGCGCGCTGCGTGACGCGCCCGCGATACCGCTCGCCGGGGAGTGCGTCGAAGGTCACGACGGCCGAGTCGCCCAGGTGCACGCGCACGGCATCGCGATCGGGGAGGCCGGCGCGCAGCACCACGCCCCGCTGCGCCGTGCGTACGATGAGCACCGCCGTCCCGGCCCCCACCACCTGGTTGGGCTCGGCCAGCCGTCGCAGCACCACGCCGTTGGACGGGGCGCGCACCACGCTGTGATCCAGGGCAAAGCGCGCCGCCTTGAGGTTCTGCTCGGCGACGGCCAGCGCGGTCGTCGCATCTTGCAGCTGCTCGGTCGTGGCGATCGAGTCGCGATGGAGCGCTCGCACCCGCGCCAGGTCGCGCTCTGCCTTGCCGCGCCCCTGCTCGGCCTTGGCGACCTCCGCCGACACCGGGACAGGCGACAGCTCGGCCAGGAGCTCGCCGGCGCGCACCGCCCTCCCTTCCTCCACCAGGATGCGGGCGATGATGCCACCGGTGCTGAACGAGAGCGGGACCTCCTCCTTTCCGCCGAGCGTTCCCGTGGCGATGACCGGCGGCGCCAGCGACTGGCGTTGCACCTGCTCGACGTCGACCGGGATGGCACGCGGCGACGTGTCGGAGGTGGCGGCGTTTCCGCGCCCGCAGGCTGCCGCCAGCAGCAAGAGCAGCGGCCACGCCGGGGCCCGTGACGCGCGCCGGCGGCTGGGAGTGGCGCGCGCGGGGCGCGCTTGGGCGGGGGCGCTGGACCTTGGGTCGCGAGGGGCGAGCATGTGAGGGCCGGCGGAAGGGTGCATGGTGTGCCGAGATTGGTTCTGCGTCATGCGCGGTGGTTCCTGCGTGCGCGCCTGCGGGTGTGCGTTGGCGCGTGTCCACTGCGCCGGCTTCACGGTCGCCCCGCCGCATTGGTGGCCGCCGCGAGGTCGTAGCTCGCGGCGGCACGTTCCAGCGCCACGCGGCGCAGGTAGTAGTCGTACCGGGTGATGACGAGGTTGAGCGCCGCGGTGGTGAACGTGGTGCGCGCATCGAGGAACTCGAGTTGCGACGCGGCCCCTTCCTCCTGCTTGCGCCTGACGAGTTCGAAGGTCCGGCGCGCGCTCTGCAGACGGTCCTCGGCGGTGCGAACGCCGCTGCGCGCCACCGCCGCAGACTGCCAGGCCGTCGTCACGTCGAGCGCGATGAGCCGTTGCAGCTCCTCGCGCTGCACCGCGAGACGCCGGGCGTCGAGCGCCGCCTGCTCGATGCGCGCCGCGTCCTGCCCGCCGTTGAACAGGTTCCAGGTCACCACGAAGCTGAGGG belongs to Gemmatimonadaceae bacterium and includes:
- the solA gene encoding N-methyl-L-tryptophan oxidase — protein: MSYDVIVLGAGAMGSATALHLARRGARVLVLEQFGIGHDQGSSHGYTRIIRLAYFEHPSYVPLLARAYELWEELERESGRALLHITGSLDAGTRESRTFSGSLESCRLHALPHEVLTSADIAQRFPGYRLPNDVMAVFQPRGGFLVPEACIEAHVAGARARGAVVHTDERVLSWEARDDGVVVRTTHGRHAAARLVVAAGAWSGALVPALHDLLVPERQVLGWFEVGDRDLFAPSRFPVFNLDLGGEHWYGFPEFGVPGFKLGCYHHLREVADPDRMDRGAVSSRDVALLRALVERCFPAVSAEVLLTRTCLFTNTPDEHFILDRLPDAPQVTVAHACSGHGFKFSSVIGEIAADLALDGATAHDIALHRLSRFPTHPVTL
- a CDS encoding M55 family metallopeptidase; its protein translation is MALALLLLAIAAPATLHGQQAPKKKVYISVDLEGITGVVASTQTSPSGQNYEWARRQMIAETNAAIEGAFAGGATEVLVNDSHGPQTNLRPDEIDRRATMITGQPKPLGMTQGLDSTFDAAVYIGYHAPGSTANAVHGHTFSGALKVVRLNGKEIGEYGLNAMIAGYWGVPVVFISGDKAAVEMAQDFIPGVDGLAVKEGIGYFAARTMNPLDARDRIRDGVRAALMKRIARQPVRLASPITLEIELDELSHADQVALVPGIRRSGRTVSYTSPDPLTIYKVARVAMSLSRD
- a CDS encoding EAL domain-containing protein, whose amino-acid sequence is MRPHFVAASLLPTDPPFSSPASTAERTLLSGTLAASMERVARLAVTVLGVPAATLALLGADRRTFRAGGFARPWVSHDSGVLVRTGLVTRALDNGGVLSLDDASAPGADKSMRLAASEMQIRSLALAALTRPDGTVLGTLVAMSDEARTWCQEQLRLLSELAETASTELQLRHALAERDMREQQLRHDSLHDGLTGLPNRALFMKRLTDASLRARRTGDGLFAVLFLDLDDFKLVNDSMGHQVGDEVLVTVARRLEECVRGGDIVARLGGDEFAILLERVTDARDTALVADRVQQALKAPMNIGGYEWITSASIGIVLSSSASERPEYLLRSADMAMYRAKHQGRARFELFDRAMHAEALSRLQLETDLRRAVERQEFLLHYQPIVSLADGRVHGVEALVRWKHAERGLIPPAEFIPVAEETGAIVPLGRWALREACAAVTALQSRIPTAEGLRLSVNLSVREFAQLDLVRAVSAILEETGLAPRQLQLEITESAIIGQQHPALQTIAELRGLGVRIHLDDFGTGYSSLSYLHRLPLDAIKIDRAFTTSMEQEDRPRHVVQAILSLVGAIGLEVIAEGVATADQLAMLRRMGCPYGQGYFFSRPMPLAEMEELLQRDPRW
- a CDS encoding efflux RND transporter permease subunit, which encodes MNVARFSVRNRPFMVVVLVALIALGIFSLRTIPRAEDPTFPMPTYVIAAVYPGASPVDLEQLVADPIEKRIKELDRLKAIRTTIEDGLATVEVEFDAEVDADAKYEEVLRELNALRPDLPDDLLRLETRQFDAGRVNIVQLALVSPTAPFAEMEREARRLKDRLSRIDGVRQVQTWAIPAREVTVSLDLGRMAQLRIPVSQVLQAIQSEDANIPGGSVDAGQRKFNVKTSGSYQTLEEVRETVVAGAAGATVRLQDVADVQWRYAEAKHLGRYNGERAAFITANMKNARNISQVRDEIYEVLDRFERDLPPTMTVARGFDQSRNVQARLQKLGGDFLLAILLVLVTLLPLGLRAAGVTMISIPLSLAIGISLLKAAGYTINQLSIVGFVIALGLLVDDSIVVVENIARFLREGHTRTRAAILATQQITVAVLGTTATLMFAFLPLLMLPGAVGQFIRGLPLAVTFTILASLLVSLTIIPFLSSVVLKEERDAHGNIFLRGLNRVIDATYSRLLHRALGKPRTTLAVAALLFVASLAAIPVVGFSLFPAAGTPQFMITVETPDGWSLGATNGVVQQIEKELLQRRDVRSVFANVGRGNPQVYYNVLPGGERPNVGALFVLLDAYDGRHTPVMLDSLRRRFDQIPNARILVKEFENGPPIEAPIALRLTGENLDTLRTLAERLEKVMATTAGTRDVVNPLRVNRTDLKLDIDRAKAGLLAIPTVEIDRTVRLGIAGLRAGSFRDHDGEEYDITVRLPRGEHQVLSALDQVHVASLSGAQVPLSQVATVRFESSPPRIVHQDAERAVTVTAYTETGFNTDRVTKAVLARIPDLDLPSGYRLVPAGELESRQESFGGLGTAIILATFGILAILILEFRTFKGMVIVASVIPLGIIGGIGALLLSGYTLSFTAVIGFVALIGIEIKNSILLVDFTNQLREEGMALYQAIETAGKIRFLPIVLTTLTAIGGLLPLAAQGSSLYSPLALVIIGGLISSTLLSRLVTPVMYMLLPPALGSAMDADTAEHRAVPAVLPPGVSTGEAGGAMT
- a CDS encoding efflux RND transporter periplasmic adaptor subunit, with the translated sequence MLAPRDPRSSAPAQARPARATPSRRRASRAPAWPLLLLLAAACGRGNAATSDTSPRAIPVDVEQVQRQSLAPPVIATGTLGGKEEVPLSFSTGGIIARILVEEGRAVRAGELLAELSPVPVSAEVAKAEQGRGKAERDLARVRALHRDSIATTEQLQDATTALAVAEQNLKAARFALDHSVVRAPSNGVVLRRLAEPNQVVGAGTAVLIVRTAQRGVVLRAGLPDRDAVRVHLGDSAVVTFDALPGERYRGRVTQRASAASSLTGTYAVELALESRAEPLASGLIGRVEIRTRGEGSLPTLPLEALVEADGDSAAVFVVARGSDRGTRRAVHIARIVGDRVALSSGVEAGEWVVVRGAAYLDDETRIAVRNGWSGDRQ